From a region of the Primulina eburnea isolate SZY01 chromosome 7, ASM2296580v1, whole genome shotgun sequence genome:
- the LOC140837008 gene encoding transcription factor TGA4 isoform X1: MEDGLCITVVGFLPFIFLLAVLSIFHWSQNKMNSTSTHFVPSRRMDIYEPIHQMTMWGDFKENNCEDISPPVILEIEGKLDNQSEETSHGTVGPSSKYDQEVSRRPDKALRRLAQNREAARKSRLRKKAYVQQLESSKLKLIQLEQELGRARHQGLYAGGGLDTSQLGYSETINPGITAFEMEYGHWVEEQIIQISDIRNALQSNVGDMELSILVERVLKHYADLFAMKATAARIDVFYLMSGMWKTSAERFFLWIGGFRPSELLKVLLPHLEPMSEQQHFEVCNLRQNCQQAEDALSQGMEKLRYIVVEAVGAGRLGEGNYLPQITAAIEKLEALVRFVGQADHLRQETLQQISRILEPPQAARGLLALGEYLQHLRALSSLWSSRPCEPN, translated from the exons ATGGAAGATGGCCTTTGCATCACTGTAgtgggttttcttccatttatcTTTCTCTTAGCGGTTCTTTCTATTTTCCATTGGAG tcaaaataaaatgaattcTACATCGACACATTTTGTTCCCTCGAGACGGATGGACATATATGAGCCTATCCATCAAATGACTATGTGGGGAGATTTCAAAGAGAACAACTGTGAAGACATATCTCCACCAGTGATTCTAGAGATAGAAGGCAAGCTGGACAATCAG TCAGAGGAGACTTCACACGGAACCGTTGGACCTTCCAGTAAATATGATCAAGAAGTGAGTAGACGACCTGATAAG GCACTGAGACGCCTAGCTCAAAACCGTGAGGCTGCTCGTAAAAGTCGACTTCGTAAAAAG GCTTATGTCCAGCAGTTAGAAAGTAGTAAATTAAAACTTATTCAATTAGAGCAAGAGCTCGGCCGAGCCAGACATCAG GGTTTGTATGCAGGTGGTGGTTTAGATACCAGCCAGCTAGGCTACTCCGAAACCATAAACCCAG GTATTACTGCATTTGAGATGGAGTATGGACACTGGGTGGAAGAACAAATCATACAAATCTCCGATATAAGAAATGCTTTACAATCAAATGTTGGAGATATGGAACTGTCGATCCTCGTCGAGCGTGTCTTAAAGCATTATGCTGATCTCTTTGCAATGAAAGCAACAGCTGCTAGGATTGATGTGTTCTATCTCATGTCTGGAATGTGGAAAACATCAGCTGAACGATTCTTCTTGTGGATTGGGGGCTTTCGGCCTTCGGAACTCTTAAAG GTTCTATTGCCACATCTAGAGCCCATGTCTGAACAACAACATTTTGAAGTTTGTAATCTTAGACAAAATTGTCAGCAAGCAGAAGATGCACTTTCTCAGGGAATGGAAAAACTCCGTTACATTGTAGTCGAAGCAGTTGGCGCTGGTCGACTAGGTGAGGGGAACTACCTCCCACAGATTACTGCTGCCATAGAGAAGTTGGAAGCTCTGGTAAGGTTTGTTGGTCAG GCAGATCATCTCAGACAAGAAACTCTGCAGCAGATTTCTCGTATTCTGGAGCCTCCCCAAGCTGCTAGAGGCCTTCTCGCGTTGGGGGAGTATTTGCAGCATCTTCGAGCTTTAAGTTCTCTTTGGTCTTCACGCCCCTGCGAACCAAACTAG
- the LOC140837008 gene encoding transcription factor TGA4 isoform X2 → MEDGLCITVVGFLPFIFLLAVLSIFHWSQNKMNSTSTHFVPSRRMDIYEPIHQMTMWGDFKENNCEDISPPVILEIEGKLDNQSEETSHGTVGPSSKYDQEVSRRPDKALRRLAQNREAARKSRLRKKAYVQQLESSKLKLIQLEQELGRARHQGLYAGGGLDTSQLGYSETINPGITAFEMEYGHWVEEQIIQISDIRNALQSNVGDMELSILVERVLKHYADLFAMKATAARIDVFYLMSGMWKTSAERFFLWIGGFRPSELLKVLLPHLEPMSEQQHFEVCNLRQNCQQAEDALSQGMEKLRYIVVEAVGAGRLGEGNYLPQITAAIEKLEALADHLRQETLQQISRILEPPQAARGLLALGEYLQHLRALSSLWSSRPCEPN, encoded by the exons ATGGAAGATGGCCTTTGCATCACTGTAgtgggttttcttccatttatcTTTCTCTTAGCGGTTCTTTCTATTTTCCATTGGAG tcaaaataaaatgaattcTACATCGACACATTTTGTTCCCTCGAGACGGATGGACATATATGAGCCTATCCATCAAATGACTATGTGGGGAGATTTCAAAGAGAACAACTGTGAAGACATATCTCCACCAGTGATTCTAGAGATAGAAGGCAAGCTGGACAATCAG TCAGAGGAGACTTCACACGGAACCGTTGGACCTTCCAGTAAATATGATCAAGAAGTGAGTAGACGACCTGATAAG GCACTGAGACGCCTAGCTCAAAACCGTGAGGCTGCTCGTAAAAGTCGACTTCGTAAAAAG GCTTATGTCCAGCAGTTAGAAAGTAGTAAATTAAAACTTATTCAATTAGAGCAAGAGCTCGGCCGAGCCAGACATCAG GGTTTGTATGCAGGTGGTGGTTTAGATACCAGCCAGCTAGGCTACTCCGAAACCATAAACCCAG GTATTACTGCATTTGAGATGGAGTATGGACACTGGGTGGAAGAACAAATCATACAAATCTCCGATATAAGAAATGCTTTACAATCAAATGTTGGAGATATGGAACTGTCGATCCTCGTCGAGCGTGTCTTAAAGCATTATGCTGATCTCTTTGCAATGAAAGCAACAGCTGCTAGGATTGATGTGTTCTATCTCATGTCTGGAATGTGGAAAACATCAGCTGAACGATTCTTCTTGTGGATTGGGGGCTTTCGGCCTTCGGAACTCTTAAAG GTTCTATTGCCACATCTAGAGCCCATGTCTGAACAACAACATTTTGAAGTTTGTAATCTTAGACAAAATTGTCAGCAAGCAGAAGATGCACTTTCTCAGGGAATGGAAAAACTCCGTTACATTGTAGTCGAAGCAGTTGGCGCTGGTCGACTAGGTGAGGGGAACTACCTCCCACAGATTACTGCTGCCATAGAGAAGTTGGAAGCTCTG GCAGATCATCTCAGACAAGAAACTCTGCAGCAGATTTCTCGTATTCTGGAGCCTCCCCAAGCTGCTAGAGGCCTTCTCGCGTTGGGGGAGTATTTGCAGCATCTTCGAGCTTTAAGTTCTCTTTGGTCTTCACGCCCCTGCGAACCAAACTAG
- the LOC140837008 gene encoding transcription factor TGA4 isoform X3 yields the protein MAFASLYQNKMNSTSTHFVPSRRMDIYEPIHQMTMWGDFKENNCEDISPPVILEIEGKLDNQSEETSHGTVGPSSKYDQEVSRRPDKALRRLAQNREAARKSRLRKKAYVQQLESSKLKLIQLEQELGRARHQGLYAGGGLDTSQLGYSETINPGITAFEMEYGHWVEEQIIQISDIRNALQSNVGDMELSILVERVLKHYADLFAMKATAARIDVFYLMSGMWKTSAERFFLWIGGFRPSELLKVLLPHLEPMSEQQHFEVCNLRQNCQQAEDALSQGMEKLRYIVVEAVGAGRLGEGNYLPQITAAIEKLEALVRFVGQADHLRQETLQQISRILEPPQAARGLLALGEYLQHLRALSSLWSSRPCEPN from the exons ATGGCCTTTGCATCACTGTA tcaaaataaaatgaattcTACATCGACACATTTTGTTCCCTCGAGACGGATGGACATATATGAGCCTATCCATCAAATGACTATGTGGGGAGATTTCAAAGAGAACAACTGTGAAGACATATCTCCACCAGTGATTCTAGAGATAGAAGGCAAGCTGGACAATCAG TCAGAGGAGACTTCACACGGAACCGTTGGACCTTCCAGTAAATATGATCAAGAAGTGAGTAGACGACCTGATAAG GCACTGAGACGCCTAGCTCAAAACCGTGAGGCTGCTCGTAAAAGTCGACTTCGTAAAAAG GCTTATGTCCAGCAGTTAGAAAGTAGTAAATTAAAACTTATTCAATTAGAGCAAGAGCTCGGCCGAGCCAGACATCAG GGTTTGTATGCAGGTGGTGGTTTAGATACCAGCCAGCTAGGCTACTCCGAAACCATAAACCCAG GTATTACTGCATTTGAGATGGAGTATGGACACTGGGTGGAAGAACAAATCATACAAATCTCCGATATAAGAAATGCTTTACAATCAAATGTTGGAGATATGGAACTGTCGATCCTCGTCGAGCGTGTCTTAAAGCATTATGCTGATCTCTTTGCAATGAAAGCAACAGCTGCTAGGATTGATGTGTTCTATCTCATGTCTGGAATGTGGAAAACATCAGCTGAACGATTCTTCTTGTGGATTGGGGGCTTTCGGCCTTCGGAACTCTTAAAG GTTCTATTGCCACATCTAGAGCCCATGTCTGAACAACAACATTTTGAAGTTTGTAATCTTAGACAAAATTGTCAGCAAGCAGAAGATGCACTTTCTCAGGGAATGGAAAAACTCCGTTACATTGTAGTCGAAGCAGTTGGCGCTGGTCGACTAGGTGAGGGGAACTACCTCCCACAGATTACTGCTGCCATAGAGAAGTTGGAAGCTCTGGTAAGGTTTGTTGGTCAG GCAGATCATCTCAGACAAGAAACTCTGCAGCAGATTTCTCGTATTCTGGAGCCTCCCCAAGCTGCTAGAGGCCTTCTCGCGTTGGGGGAGTATTTGCAGCATCTTCGAGCTTTAAGTTCTCTTTGGTCTTCACGCCCCTGCGAACCAAACTAG
- the LOC140837008 gene encoding transcription factor TGA4 isoform X4 has translation MHLLNQNKMNSTSTHFVPSRRMDIYEPIHQMTMWGDFKENNCEDISPPVILEIEGKLDNQSEETSHGTVGPSSKYDQEVSRRPDKALRRLAQNREAARKSRLRKKAYVQQLESSKLKLIQLEQELGRARHQGLYAGGGLDTSQLGYSETINPGITAFEMEYGHWVEEQIIQISDIRNALQSNVGDMELSILVERVLKHYADLFAMKATAARIDVFYLMSGMWKTSAERFFLWIGGFRPSELLKVLLPHLEPMSEQQHFEVCNLRQNCQQAEDALSQGMEKLRYIVVEAVGAGRLGEGNYLPQITAAIEKLEALVRFVGQADHLRQETLQQISRILEPPQAARGLLALGEYLQHLRALSSLWSSRPCEPN, from the exons ATGCATCTTCTGAA tcaaaataaaatgaattcTACATCGACACATTTTGTTCCCTCGAGACGGATGGACATATATGAGCCTATCCATCAAATGACTATGTGGGGAGATTTCAAAGAGAACAACTGTGAAGACATATCTCCACCAGTGATTCTAGAGATAGAAGGCAAGCTGGACAATCAG TCAGAGGAGACTTCACACGGAACCGTTGGACCTTCCAGTAAATATGATCAAGAAGTGAGTAGACGACCTGATAAG GCACTGAGACGCCTAGCTCAAAACCGTGAGGCTGCTCGTAAAAGTCGACTTCGTAAAAAG GCTTATGTCCAGCAGTTAGAAAGTAGTAAATTAAAACTTATTCAATTAGAGCAAGAGCTCGGCCGAGCCAGACATCAG GGTTTGTATGCAGGTGGTGGTTTAGATACCAGCCAGCTAGGCTACTCCGAAACCATAAACCCAG GTATTACTGCATTTGAGATGGAGTATGGACACTGGGTGGAAGAACAAATCATACAAATCTCCGATATAAGAAATGCTTTACAATCAAATGTTGGAGATATGGAACTGTCGATCCTCGTCGAGCGTGTCTTAAAGCATTATGCTGATCTCTTTGCAATGAAAGCAACAGCTGCTAGGATTGATGTGTTCTATCTCATGTCTGGAATGTGGAAAACATCAGCTGAACGATTCTTCTTGTGGATTGGGGGCTTTCGGCCTTCGGAACTCTTAAAG GTTCTATTGCCACATCTAGAGCCCATGTCTGAACAACAACATTTTGAAGTTTGTAATCTTAGACAAAATTGTCAGCAAGCAGAAGATGCACTTTCTCAGGGAATGGAAAAACTCCGTTACATTGTAGTCGAAGCAGTTGGCGCTGGTCGACTAGGTGAGGGGAACTACCTCCCACAGATTACTGCTGCCATAGAGAAGTTGGAAGCTCTGGTAAGGTTTGTTGGTCAG GCAGATCATCTCAGACAAGAAACTCTGCAGCAGATTTCTCGTATTCTGGAGCCTCCCCAAGCTGCTAGAGGCCTTCTCGCGTTGGGGGAGTATTTGCAGCATCTTCGAGCTTTAAGTTCTCTTTGGTCTTCACGCCCCTGCGAACCAAACTAG
- the LOC140837008 gene encoding transcription factor TGA4 isoform X5, with protein sequence MNSTSTHFVPSRRMDIYEPIHQMTMWGDFKENNCEDISPPVILEIEGKLDNQSEETSHGTVGPSSKYDQEVSRRPDKALRRLAQNREAARKSRLRKKAYVQQLESSKLKLIQLEQELGRARHQGLYAGGGLDTSQLGYSETINPGITAFEMEYGHWVEEQIIQISDIRNALQSNVGDMELSILVERVLKHYADLFAMKATAARIDVFYLMSGMWKTSAERFFLWIGGFRPSELLKVLLPHLEPMSEQQHFEVCNLRQNCQQAEDALSQGMEKLRYIVVEAVGAGRLGEGNYLPQITAAIEKLEALVRFVGQADHLRQETLQQISRILEPPQAARGLLALGEYLQHLRALSSLWSSRPCEPN encoded by the exons atgaattcTACATCGACACATTTTGTTCCCTCGAGACGGATGGACATATATGAGCCTATCCATCAAATGACTATGTGGGGAGATTTCAAAGAGAACAACTGTGAAGACATATCTCCACCAGTGATTCTAGAGATAGAAGGCAAGCTGGACAATCAG TCAGAGGAGACTTCACACGGAACCGTTGGACCTTCCAGTAAATATGATCAAGAAGTGAGTAGACGACCTGATAAG GCACTGAGACGCCTAGCTCAAAACCGTGAGGCTGCTCGTAAAAGTCGACTTCGTAAAAAG GCTTATGTCCAGCAGTTAGAAAGTAGTAAATTAAAACTTATTCAATTAGAGCAAGAGCTCGGCCGAGCCAGACATCAG GGTTTGTATGCAGGTGGTGGTTTAGATACCAGCCAGCTAGGCTACTCCGAAACCATAAACCCAG GTATTACTGCATTTGAGATGGAGTATGGACACTGGGTGGAAGAACAAATCATACAAATCTCCGATATAAGAAATGCTTTACAATCAAATGTTGGAGATATGGAACTGTCGATCCTCGTCGAGCGTGTCTTAAAGCATTATGCTGATCTCTTTGCAATGAAAGCAACAGCTGCTAGGATTGATGTGTTCTATCTCATGTCTGGAATGTGGAAAACATCAGCTGAACGATTCTTCTTGTGGATTGGGGGCTTTCGGCCTTCGGAACTCTTAAAG GTTCTATTGCCACATCTAGAGCCCATGTCTGAACAACAACATTTTGAAGTTTGTAATCTTAGACAAAATTGTCAGCAAGCAGAAGATGCACTTTCTCAGGGAATGGAAAAACTCCGTTACATTGTAGTCGAAGCAGTTGGCGCTGGTCGACTAGGTGAGGGGAACTACCTCCCACAGATTACTGCTGCCATAGAGAAGTTGGAAGCTCTGGTAAGGTTTGTTGGTCAG GCAGATCATCTCAGACAAGAAACTCTGCAGCAGATTTCTCGTATTCTGGAGCCTCCCCAAGCTGCTAGAGGCCTTCTCGCGTTGGGGGAGTATTTGCAGCATCTTCGAGCTTTAAGTTCTCTTTGGTCTTCACGCCCCTGCGAACCAAACTAG